In Halobaculum halobium, a genomic segment contains:
- a CDS encoding extracellular solute-binding protein encodes MTDNMTNDDTTDARRTYRRRKVLAGLGAAGAAGLAGCGGLGGDSESDAGDGGGDDSGGGGGGATGGGDDRINAAFDDFRGSGPLAQGRSDIGGTRIGDLPNLSGELTIYLGGGEGGLYRDLLAKFENIYPDFTATPRESGTADAANTIISEGPATPADVFWSVDAGSLAAVSAEGLAAELPSEVVDPVPEEFHPDDTWVGTAGRARAVPYNTDELSEDDIPDDVMEFPEFEGFQDAIGWAPTYGAFQSFITAMRLIEGEEATREWLQGMLDAGVTEFNNEFLVSNAVADGALNGGFANHYYALRVQAARPNAPIDLAFTSGDAGGLINVAGASVLSASQNQELAFNFVRHLLSAEAQEFFATRTYGYPMVGEIPPVGGLPPVSELDPPSIDLRELSNIQPTLDLMRDVGVL; translated from the coding sequence ATGACTGACAACATGACCAACGACGACACCACGGACGCACGGCGGACGTATCGGCGGCGAAAGGTACTCGCGGGGCTGGGTGCGGCCGGCGCGGCCGGACTTGCGGGCTGTGGCGGCCTCGGCGGCGACAGCGAAAGTGACGCCGGCGACGGTGGCGGCGACGACAGTGGCGGCGGCGGTGGGGGCGCAACGGGCGGCGGCGACGACCGGATCAACGCCGCGTTCGACGACTTCCGGGGCTCCGGTCCGCTGGCGCAGGGGCGCTCCGACATCGGTGGCACCCGTATCGGCGACCTTCCGAACCTCAGCGGCGAGTTGACGATTTACCTCGGCGGCGGCGAGGGGGGACTCTACCGCGACCTGCTCGCGAAGTTCGAGAACATCTACCCCGACTTCACCGCGACGCCGCGGGAGTCGGGAACCGCCGACGCGGCGAACACGATCATCAGCGAGGGGCCGGCGACGCCGGCGGACGTGTTCTGGTCGGTCGACGCGGGGTCGCTGGCGGCCGTCTCCGCCGAGGGGCTCGCGGCGGAACTGCCCTCGGAGGTTGTCGACCCCGTCCCCGAGGAGTTCCACCCCGACGACACGTGGGTCGGCACTGCCGGGCGTGCCCGGGCGGTCCCGTACAACACCGACGAACTGTCCGAGGACGACATTCCCGACGACGTGATGGAGTTCCCGGAGTTCGAGGGGTTCCAGGACGCGATCGGGTGGGCGCCCACCTACGGCGCCTTCCAGTCGTTCATCACCGCGATGCGGCTGATCGAGGGCGAGGAGGCCACCCGCGAGTGGCTCCAGGGGATGCTCGATGCGGGCGTCACCGAGTTCAACAACGAGTTCCTCGTGTCGAACGCCGTCGCCGACGGCGCGCTCAACGGCGGGTTCGCGAACCACTACTACGCGCTGCGCGTGCAGGCCGCCCGGCCGAACGCGCCGATCGACCTCGCGTTCACGAGCGGTGACGCCGGCGGGCTGATCAACGTCGCGGGCGCGTCGGTGCTGTCGGCGAGCCAGAACCAGGAGCTCGCGTTCAACTTCGTTCGCCACCTGCTGTCGGCCGAAGCCCAGGAGTTCTTCGCCACCCGGACGTACGGCTACCCGATGGTCGGGGAGATCCCGCCCGTGGGCGGACTGCCGCCGGTGTCTGAGCTGGACCCGCCGAGCATCGACCTGCGCGAACTGTCGAACATCCAGCCGACCCTCGATCTGATGCGCGACGTCGGGGTGCTGTGA
- a CDS encoding alpha-1 4-glucan-protein synthase, with translation MSSPQDICVVIPTIREYECVREYVANARNHGFDTDRLFFVLVTEDFCDTDAMESMLDEEGVEGVVFDGTERGKWFAEHDAAEFSHLIPAASHAQTSFGLLYMWAHERFEYGVFIDDDTLPHAEADFFGTHMRNLAHEGEIESVRSDESWVNVLYQSDTDLYPRGYPYAAMDESVETDTEHVDEVVASQGLWTNVPDLDAVRILMDGDLQGQAQTLTETSDFERDFVAAEGQYLTVCSMNLAFRREVIPAFYQLPMDDNEWEVGRFDDIWSGLFLKRAADELGKQVYNGGPLCEHNKAPRSTFDDLANEVAGLELNEHVWEVLDGVAEDAGSFEAAFAEMADALAEGDFDEWNNGAFLNHCGAYMRDWIECLNRVEGAATRGAVTEAPEVPADD, from the coding sequence ATGAGTTCACCACAGGACATCTGTGTCGTCATCCCGACAATTCGGGAGTACGAGTGCGTCCGCGAGTACGTCGCGAACGCCCGCAACCACGGCTTCGACACGGATAGGCTGTTCTTCGTCCTCGTCACCGAGGACTTCTGTGACACCGACGCGATGGAATCGATGCTCGACGAGGAGGGCGTCGAGGGCGTCGTCTTCGACGGCACCGAGCGCGGGAAGTGGTTCGCCGAGCACGACGCCGCGGAGTTCTCGCACCTGATCCCCGCAGCCAGCCACGCGCAGACATCCTTCGGGCTGCTGTACATGTGGGCGCACGAGCGCTTCGAGTACGGCGTCTTCATCGACGACGATACGCTCCCGCACGCCGAGGCGGACTTCTTCGGCACCCACATGCGCAACCTCGCGCACGAGGGAGAGATCGAGTCCGTCCGCTCGGACGAGTCGTGGGTGAACGTCCTCTACCAGTCGGACACCGACCTGTACCCGCGCGGCTACCCGTACGCCGCGATGGACGAGTCGGTCGAGACCGACACCGAGCACGTAGACGAGGTGGTCGCCTCCCAGGGGCTGTGGACGAACGTGCCCGACCTCGACGCCGTCCGCATCCTCATGGACGGCGACTTACAGGGGCAGGCCCAGACGCTGACCGAGACGAGCGACTTCGAGCGCGACTTCGTCGCCGCCGAGGGGCAGTACCTCACCGTCTGTTCGATGAACCTCGCGTTCAGGCGCGAAGTGATCCCGGCGTTCTACCAGCTCCCGATGGACGACAACGAGTGGGAGGTCGGCCGCTTCGACGACATCTGGTCGGGGCTGTTCCTCAAGCGCGCCGCGGACGAACTCGGCAAGCAGGTGTACAACGGCGGCCCGCTGTGCGAGCACAACAAGGCGCCCCGGTCGACGTTCGACGACCTGGCGAACGAGGTCGCGGGGCTGGAGTTGAACGAACACGTCTGGGAGGTGCTCGACGGCGTCGCCGAGGACGCCGGCTCCTTCGAAGCGGCGTTCGCCGAGATGGCTGACGCCCTCGCAGAGGGCGACTTCGACGAATGGAACAACGGGGCGTTCCTGAACCACTGCGGAGCGTACATGCGCGACTGGATCGAGTGCCTCAACCGCGTCGAGGGCGCGGCGACACGTGGGGCTGTGACGGAGGCACCGGAGGTACCCGCGGATGACTGA
- a CDS encoding GMC family oxidoreductase, producing MTAGGAGGTDRVDDAETADVDRTPSPRVDVCVVGAGPAGALVAAELSAAGHDVVVLDAGERFDPDDRTERMERHLRPGADAPVWDTDPERDAYSSTGERYYPLNAARVKGIGGSTLHWQGMVMRMHEQDFELGSSVGLGDDWPIAYDDLRPYYATAEEELSVSGASDNPFAPPREEPHPLPAFPPSYSDSLFAEACEEVGLATHSVPNARNSEPTEEASACVGYGTCKPVCPSGAKYDATRHVDVAEANRARVLDRVPVQRLEHDDAGDRVTAAVYATPEGEEHKQEAREFVVAAGGVETPRLLLLSESETYPDGLANSSGLVGRYFMDHLFAGMGGTLDEPTRQKHVGFNTTESHQFYDRPDDSRTAIKLEFLNYAGPAPADVALTADSFGDELLAEIRDGYGQHVAMGALVEQLPRKENRIRLDPTRTDDHGNPVPDVVWSLDARTRRTIERANEIQREVLEELGVDVGWTVGPDETGPAYHHMGTTRMGTDPDESVVDPQLRTHDLGNLTIAGSSVFVTAGAMNPTLTIAALSLKAAEHIAERL from the coding sequence ATGACCGCGGGCGGAGCGGGCGGGACGGATCGCGTTGACGACGCCGAGACCGCAGACGTCGACCGGACCCCGTCGCCTCGTGTCGATGTGTGCGTCGTCGGCGCGGGACCGGCGGGCGCGCTCGTCGCCGCGGAACTGTCGGCGGCCGGCCACGACGTCGTCGTCCTCGACGCCGGGGAGCGGTTCGATCCCGACGACCGCACCGAACGGATGGAGCGACACCTCCGACCGGGTGCCGACGCTCCGGTGTGGGACACCGACCCCGAGCGCGACGCCTACAGCAGCACCGGCGAGCGGTACTACCCGCTCAACGCCGCCCGCGTGAAGGGGATCGGCGGGAGCACGCTCCACTGGCAGGGGATGGTGATGCGAATGCACGAACAGGACTTCGAGTTGGGTTCGTCGGTCGGACTCGGCGACGACTGGCCCATCGCTTACGACGACCTCCGGCCGTACTACGCCACCGCAGAGGAGGAGCTGTCGGTCTCGGGCGCCTCGGACAACCCCTTCGCGCCGCCGCGGGAGGAACCGCACCCGCTGCCGGCGTTCCCGCCGTCGTACTCGGACTCGCTGTTCGCGGAGGCGTGCGAGGAGGTCGGGCTCGCGACCCACTCGGTTCCAAACGCGCGCAACTCCGAGCCGACCGAGGAGGCGAGCGCCTGCGTCGGCTACGGCACCTGCAAGCCCGTCTGTCCGTCCGGCGCGAAGTACGACGCGACCCGCCACGTCGACGTCGCGGAGGCGAACAGGGCGCGCGTCCTGGATCGGGTGCCCGTTCAGCGACTCGAACACGACGATGCCGGCGACCGGGTGACGGCCGCGGTGTACGCGACGCCCGAGGGCGAGGAACACAAACAGGAGGCCCGCGAGTTCGTCGTCGCCGCCGGCGGCGTGGAGACCCCGCGGCTGCTCCTCCTCTCAGAGAGTGAGACGTACCCGGACGGCCTCGCCAACTCCTCGGGACTCGTGGGGCGGTACTTCATGGACCACCTGTTCGCGGGGATGGGCGGGACGCTCGACGAGCCGACGCGCCAGAAGCACGTCGGGTTCAACACCACCGAGAGCCACCAGTTCTACGACCGACCCGACGACTCCCGGACGGCGATCAAGCTGGAGTTCCTCAACTACGCCGGGCCGGCGCCGGCGGACGTGGCCCTCACCGCGGACAGCTTCGGCGACGAGTTGCTCGCGGAGATCCGAGACGGGTACGGCCAACACGTCGCGATGGGCGCGCTCGTCGAACAGTTGCCCCGCAAGGAGAATCGGATCCGACTCGACCCCACACGCACGGACGACCACGGGAATCCCGTCCCTGACGTGGTGTGGAGTCTGGACGCGAGGACCCGACGGACTATCGAGCGCGCCAACGAGATCCAGCGGGAGGTGCTGGAGGAGCTCGGCGTCGACGTCGGGTGGACCGTCGGCCCCGACGAGACCGGGCCCGCATATCACCACATGGGGACGACCCGGATGGGGACGGACCCCGACGAGAGCGTCGTCGACCCGCAGCTTCGGACCCACGACCTCGGGAACCTCACGATCGCGGGGAGTTCGGTGTTCGTCACCGCCGGCGCGATGAACCCGACGCTCACAATCGCCGCGCTGTCGCTGAAGGCGGCCGAGCACATCGCCGAGCGGTTGTAG
- a CDS encoding gluconate 2-dehydrogenase subunit 3 family protein produces the protein MDLSRRDALAALSAAGVGALAGCEAPAASDDDGMTDEEAASENPDDDAVGDHELSTLIAVAHVVYPSEVDGIAEFVRTYTGGRVDGDDAYARGVAEAVATLDDYTEGLYDAQYVDLGGTDRAEALDVMSVDVVDPDPAGTAPQRVRHFLVNELLYALYTSPTGASLAGLENPPGHPGGIESYREGPNR, from the coding sequence ATGGATCTCTCCCGTCGCGACGCGTTGGCCGCGTTGTCGGCTGCGGGCGTCGGAGCGCTGGCCGGCTGTGAGGCACCGGCCGCCAGCGACGACGACGGCATGACAGACGAGGAAGCTGCGAGTGAGAATCCTGACGACGACGCCGTCGGTGATCACGAGCTGTCGACGCTGATCGCGGTGGCGCACGTCGTGTACCCGTCCGAGGTCGACGGGATCGCTGAGTTCGTCCGTACCTACACCGGCGGCCGCGTCGACGGCGACGACGCGTACGCCCGCGGTGTCGCCGAGGCGGTGGCGACCCTCGACGACTACACGGAGGGCCTGTACGATGCACAGTACGTCGATCTCGGGGGCACGGACCGAGCCGAAGCGTTGGACGTGATGAGCGTCGACGTGGTCGACCCCGACCCCGCTGGCACTGCGCCCCAGCGGGTGCGCCACTTCCTCGTCAACGAACTGCTGTACGCGCTGTACACCTCGCCGACCGGCGCGTCGCTGGCGGGACTGGAAAACCCGCCGGGCCATCCCGGCGGCATCGAGTCGTATCGGGAGGGACCCAACCGATGA
- a CDS encoding Lrp/AsnC family transcriptional regulator, producing MDERDVRILKAIGDLGTGSPERINEETGIPVSTIHYRLNNLREAGVITNDLYDLDLDALGLGVTVLVEVLADYAGEHADVASTITEIEGVTTLLSTMGETDFVAVAHLPDDKAVGRLLREFEGIPAVERTNSTYVIETLYDDARALSSYSTESLVDVLVDE from the coding sequence ATGGATGAGCGCGACGTTCGCATCCTCAAGGCGATCGGCGACCTAGGGACCGGCAGCCCGGAACGGATCAACGAGGAGACCGGAATTCCCGTCTCGACCATCCACTACCGCCTGAACAACCTCCGAGAGGCCGGCGTGATCACGAACGACCTGTACGACCTGGACCTCGACGCGCTCGGGTTGGGCGTGACCGTGCTCGTCGAGGTGCTCGCCGACTACGCCGGGGAGCACGCGGACGTTGCGTCAACGATCACCGAGATCGAGGGCGTGACGACCCTGCTGTCGACGATGGGCGAAACGGACTTCGTCGCCGTCGCGCACCTCCCCGATGACAAGGCGGTCGGACGCCTGCTGCGCGAGTTCGAGGGCATTCCCGCGGTCGAGCGGACGAACTCCACGTACGTCATCGAGACGCTGTACGACGATGCGCGCGCGTTGTCGTCGTATTCCACGGAGTCGCTCGTCGACGTGCTGGTCGACGAGTGA
- a CDS encoding DMT family transporter: protein MNFSSIWRRAPTTGALFVLLATLWGGSFVAIEAGVKEWPPLLFAAIRYDLAGVLVLAVAVVGGGRSLPRTRGDLGAVASVAVFVIFAHHALLYVGQETVPGPVASAVIALSPVVTALLAPYVLGAGELEPVQYLGVAVGFLGVIAVTDPGGSGGIPVTGTLLVFGATVAFALGTILLRRVQTTVSAAGLQGWGMVAGAGLLHLGSRALGEQQALVVSPAGLATLAFLVVGPGVIAFVLYFRLLDSVGATRTMLVGYLEPIAAAGLSFAVFGYVPTEGAVLGFLLVLGGFTLVEGHTLRAAAGDVLGRLRTALP from the coding sequence ATGAACTTCAGCTCTATTTGGAGACGTGCGCCGACGACCGGCGCGTTATTCGTTCTCCTTGCGACGCTGTGGGGCGGGTCGTTCGTCGCCATCGAGGCCGGCGTGAAGGAGTGGCCGCCGTTACTGTTCGCGGCGATCAGATACGACCTCGCCGGGGTGCTCGTGCTGGCAGTCGCCGTTGTGGGTGGCGGGCGATCGCTCCCGCGGACCCGCGGTGATCTCGGGGCCGTCGCTAGCGTCGCGGTGTTCGTTATCTTCGCTCATCACGCGCTGTTGTACGTCGGACAGGAGACGGTTCCCGGCCCCGTCGCGTCGGCGGTCATCGCGCTCTCGCCGGTTGTGACCGCGCTGCTTGCCCCGTACGTGCTCGGCGCCGGCGAACTCGAACCCGTCCAGTATCTCGGCGTTGCGGTCGGGTTCCTGGGCGTCATCGCGGTGACCGATCCCGGGGGATCGGGCGGCATCCCGGTGACGGGGACGCTGTTGGTGTTCGGCGCGACAGTCGCGTTCGCGCTCGGGACGATCCTGCTGCGACGCGTCCAGACGACGGTTTCTGCCGCCGGGCTGCAGGGGTGGGGGATGGTTGCGGGCGCCGGCTTACTCCACCTGGGGAGCCGCGCGCTCGGCGAGCAGCAGGCGCTCGTCGTTTCCCCGGCCGGACTGGCGACGCTCGCGTTCCTGGTCGTGGGACCCGGTGTGATCGCGTTCGTCCTGTATTTCCGACTGCTCGATTCGGTGGGGGCAACACGCACGATGCTCGTGGGCTACCTCGAACCGATCGCCGCCGCCGGGCTCTCGTTCGCGGTATTCGGCTACGTGCCGACTGAGGGCGCCGTGCTCGGATTCCTCCTCGTGCTCGGGGGATTCACGCTCGTCGAGGGACACACCCTGCGCGCCGCCGCCGGGGATGTCCTCGGGCGGCTCCGAACTGCGCTTCCGTGA
- a CDS encoding HalOD1 output domain-containing protein, with protein sequence MSEQVLLLLERLDVDSEDQLSSLYDSVDPDALNALTSTGTTTVSFELWRHWVRVTPDVIEVYTPPRP encoded by the coding sequence GTGTCCGAACAGGTACTGTTGTTGCTCGAGCGCCTCGACGTCGATTCCGAGGACCAGCTGTCCTCACTGTATGATTCGGTCGACCCGGACGCGCTAAACGCGCTCACGTCGACGGGGACCACGACGGTGTCGTTCGAGTTGTGGCGCCACTGGGTCCGAGTCACACCGGACGTTATCGAAGTGTACACACCGCCTCGCCCGTAG
- a CDS encoding HalOD1 output domain-containing protein, giving the protein MTVDNTASGGTEVEAQRTRSDWTEFERPSTAVVVAVAEAIDVDTDQLPVLNEYVDGDALDTLLRESDAGVEVSFAYDSVTVRASSDGELVVTSHR; this is encoded by the coding sequence ATGACGGTTGATAATACCGCTTCCGGGGGGACGGAAGTAGAAGCCCAGCGAACCCGATCAGATTGGACCGAGTTCGAACGACCGAGTACCGCTGTCGTGGTCGCCGTCGCGGAAGCGATCGACGTCGACACAGATCAGTTGCCGGTGCTCAACGAGTATGTCGACGGAGACGCTCTCGATACGCTCCTGCGGGAGTCTGACGCCGGCGTAGAAGTCTCATTCGCGTACGACTCCGTGACCGTCCGAGCATCGTCCGACGGGGAACTCGTCGTCACGTCGCACCGATAG
- a CDS encoding DUF7563 family protein, with product MPECTTCGNHVTEQFTRVFGDNRNVVRRCIECSRAADLDKSGETDERAHATAERTLTTWG from the coding sequence ATGCCAGAATGTACCACCTGTGGGAATCACGTCACGGAACAATTCACACGAGTGTTCGGAGACAACAGGAACGTGGTCCGCCGGTGCATCGAGTGCTCGCGGGCTGCGGATCTGGACAAGAGCGGCGAGACCGATGAGCGCGCCCACGCGACAGCGGAACGGACGCTGACGACCTGGGGGTAG
- the glmM gene encoding phosphoglucosamine mutase yields MFGTSGIRGTVGEEVTAAVALAVGRAVASEGAQRVVVGRDPRSTGSALVDAATAGLRECGADAVSLGEVPTPTVARAVEWYGADAGIAVTASHNPASDNGLKLWTADGAAYVGTAQEAVADRIREDDFDLVSWEEYGRRMRSRRARSRHVDAVVDAVDGDLDLDVVLDVGNGSGRVTADVLRRLGCTVQTLAAEPDGSFPTRPSEPTADNCETLRNVVAATDADLGIAHDGDADRMRAATASGAFPSGDVLLALFARDVASAGDRVAVPIDTSIAVDTTLEAIGASTFHTKVGDGYVAERTRETDVVFGGEPSGAWIWPDLARCPDGPLAAAKLAELVARRGPLDDLVAQIETVPLRRANIETTAKHDLVEHVADRVVDRYANVSTIDGVRVDVDAGWFLVRASGTQPLVRITAEAGVESEMASLFETATDLVAEAKQVVTVPATD; encoded by the coding sequence ATGTTCGGAACGAGCGGGATCAGGGGAACCGTCGGCGAGGAAGTCACGGCGGCGGTCGCGCTCGCCGTCGGCCGAGCTGTCGCCTCCGAGGGGGCCCAGCGGGTCGTCGTCGGCCGGGACCCGCGCTCGACCGGGTCGGCGCTCGTCGACGCGGCGACCGCGGGCTTGCGCGAGTGCGGCGCAGACGCCGTCTCGCTTGGGGAAGTGCCGACGCCGACGGTCGCGCGGGCGGTCGAGTGGTACGGCGCTGACGCGGGAATCGCGGTCACCGCTTCGCACAATCCAGCGAGCGACAACGGCCTGAAGCTCTGGACGGCCGACGGCGCCGCCTACGTCGGCACCGCACAGGAGGCAGTCGCCGACCGGATCCGCGAAGACGACTTCGACCTCGTCTCATGGGAGGAGTACGGACGTCGCATGCGAAGTCGACGCGCGCGGTCGCGTCACGTCGACGCGGTGGTCGACGCCGTGGACGGCGATCTGGACCTCGACGTGGTTCTCGACGTGGGTAACGGGAGCGGCCGGGTCACCGCCGACGTCCTCCGGCGACTCGGCTGCACCGTCCAGACGCTGGCGGCCGAGCCAGACGGCTCGTTTCCGACCCGGCCGAGCGAGCCGACCGCCGATAACTGCGAGACGCTGCGAAACGTTGTCGCCGCGACCGACGCCGACCTCGGAATCGCACACGACGGCGACGCAGACCGGATGCGGGCGGCGACCGCGTCGGGCGCGTTCCCCTCGGGAGACGTGCTCCTCGCGTTGTTCGCCCGCGACGTCGCCTCCGCCGGCGACCGGGTCGCAGTTCCGATCGACACGAGTATCGCGGTCGATACGACGCTGGAGGCGATCGGCGCCTCGACGTTTCACACGAAGGTCGGCGACGGCTACGTCGCCGAGCGCACCCGTGAGACGGACGTCGTCTTCGGTGGCGAACCGAGCGGCGCGTGGATCTGGCCCGACCTCGCTCGCTGTCCGGACGGGCCGCTCGCAGCCGCGAAGTTGGCGGAACTGGTCGCTCGGCGCGGACCGCTCGACGACCTCGTCGCGCAGATCGAGACCGTTCCCCTGCGGCGTGCGAACATCGAGACGACCGCGAAACACGACCTCGTCGAGCACGTCGCAGACCGCGTCGTCGATCGCTATGCGAACGTCTCTACCATCGACGGGGTCCGCGTCGACGTCGACGCCGGGTGGTTCCTTGTGCGCGCGAGCGGGACGCAGCCGCTCGTCCGCATCACTGCCGAGGCGGGCGTCGAGTCCGAGATGGCGTCGCTGTTCGAAACGGCGACCGATCTCGTTGCGGAGGCAAAACAGGTCGTCACCGTTCCGGCGACGGATTGA
- a CDS encoding DUF7344 domain-containing protein, with the protein MTTEPETQREETTQHESTEEDATPAEPEPLPLDLTFEILKNQRRRLVLSHLKTVDGETTIGELAEHIAAIENDCDVKALGAQQRKRVYIGLYQCHLPKMDDAGVIEFNQSRGRIELAPESEPLYEYLVEEDDQTEHETANLRPYAAATIGVGALFGITQFMGYHLLASLLVFGFLTAVFYLGRQELTDGTVTSTADD; encoded by the coding sequence ATGACCACCGAACCGGAGACGCAGCGGGAGGAAACCACGCAGCACGAAAGCACCGAGGAGGACGCCACACCAGCGGAGCCGGAGCCGTTGCCGCTGGATCTGACGTTCGAGATACTGAAGAACCAGCGGCGGCGACTCGTGTTGAGTCACCTCAAGACGGTCGACGGCGAGACGACGATCGGCGAGCTCGCCGAACACATCGCCGCGATAGAGAACGACTGCGACGTGAAGGCGTTGGGCGCCCAACAGCGCAAGCGCGTGTACATCGGACTGTACCAGTGTCACCTCCCGAAGATGGACGACGCGGGAGTTATCGAGTTCAATCAGAGCCGGGGCCGCATCGAACTCGCACCAGAGTCCGAACCGTTGTACGAGTACCTGGTCGAGGAGGACGACCAGACCGAACACGAGACCGCCAACTTGCGTCCGTACGCCGCGGCGACGATCGGAGTCGGAGCGCTCTTCGGGATCACCCAGTTCATGGGGTATCATCTCCTGGCGAGTCTGCTGGTGTTCGGGTTCCTCACCGCGGTGTTCTATCTCGGTCGGCAAGAACTGACAGATGGAACCGTCACCAGTACAGCGGACGATTGA
- the glmS gene encoding glutamine--fructose-6-phosphate transaminase (isomerizing): MCGITACVGDGDVVDTVLTGLKNLEYRGYDSAGIATLTDAGVQSHKCEGRIDDLVDELGGVDLCGTFGVGHTRWSTHGKPTDENAHPHTDCTASVAVVHNGIIENHAELRGELSAAGHLFTSETDTEVVPHLIEEELAAGKSPEAAFRAAIDRIEGSYAIAALIEGTDAILATRQGSPLVLGVDDDRRFLASDVPSFMEFTSRVVYLHDGDVVRLTLGEHEITDAEGEPVSRSIDTVEWESEDAERGGYDHYMLKEINEQPEALERTINGRITDDGRVALADFPPGTFDEVSEVHFLSCGTSHHASMYAQQLLRDRGVPAYAFTAGEYATTPAPVSEDTLVIAVTQSGETADTLASLRSANERGARTLTVTNVVGSTAAREADEALFIRAGPEIGVAATKTFTSQVAALLLVVERLTVDITGTPSEDSEAVLTALRELPDAVDRLIGSSIASSLAPRYAGSEQHFFIGRGVAYPVACEGALKLKEISYEQAEGFSAGELKHGPLALVTPETPIVAVFTGKHDTKTLNNVEEVRSRGASVIGVAPESADHVAAAVDEFLPIPDTNPDVAGVLANVQLQLVSYHVANVLNRSIDKPRNLAKSVTVE; this comes from the coding sequence ATGTGCGGGATAACGGCCTGTGTCGGCGACGGAGATGTCGTCGACACAGTGCTTACCGGACTAAAGAACCTGGAATACCGCGGGTACGACTCCGCGGGGATCGCCACGCTCACCGACGCCGGGGTCCAGTCCCACAAGTGCGAGGGACGGATCGATGACCTCGTTGATGAGCTCGGTGGCGTCGATCTGTGCGGGACGTTCGGAGTCGGGCACACCCGCTGGAGCACCCACGGGAAGCCCACCGACGAGAACGCCCACCCGCACACTGATTGTACCGCCTCGGTCGCGGTCGTCCACAACGGGATCATCGAGAACCACGCCGAGCTCCGCGGCGAGCTCTCGGCGGCCGGTCACCTGTTCACCAGCGAGACCGACACGGAGGTTGTCCCCCACCTCATCGAGGAGGAACTGGCGGCGGGGAAGTCGCCCGAGGCGGCCTTTCGGGCGGCAATCGACCGAATCGAGGGGAGCTACGCCATCGCAGCGCTGATCGAGGGAACCGACGCGATACTCGCGACGCGTCAGGGCTCCCCGCTCGTGCTCGGCGTCGACGACGACCGTCGATTCCTCGCCAGTGACGTCCCGTCGTTCATGGAGTTCACGTCCCGCGTGGTGTACCTCCACGACGGGGACGTTGTCCGGCTCACGCTCGGGGAACACGAGATCACCGACGCGGAGGGAGAGCCCGTGTCACGGTCGATCGACACCGTCGAGTGGGAGTCCGAGGACGCCGAACGCGGCGGGTACGACCACTACATGCTCAAGGAGATCAACGAGCAACCGGAGGCGCTTGAACGCACGATCAACGGACGGATCACCGACGACGGGCGCGTCGCGCTCGCGGACTTCCCTCCGGGAACGTTCGACGAGGTGTCGGAAGTCCACTTCCTCTCGTGTGGCACCTCACACCACGCGTCGATGTACGCACAGCAACTCCTCCGCGATCGCGGCGTCCCCGCGTACGCCTTCACCGCGGGGGAGTACGCGACGACGCCGGCGCCGGTCTCTGAGGACACCCTCGTCATCGCTGTCACCCAAAGCGGCGAAACGGCGGACACGCTCGCGTCACTGCGAAGCGCGAACGAGCGCGGGGCGCGGACGCTCACCGTGACGAACGTCGTCGGCTCGACGGCGGCCCGCGAGGCCGACGAGGCGCTGTTCATCCGGGCGGGGCCCGAGATCGGCGTCGCCGCAACAAAGACGTTCACCTCCCAGGTCGCAGCGCTGTTGCTCGTCGTCGAGCGCCTCACGGTCGACATCACCGGAACGCCGAGCGAGGACAGCGAGGCGGTGCTGACGGCGCTTCGCGAGCTCCCGGACGCGGTCGATCGGCTGATCGGGTCCTCGATAGCGTCGTCGCTGGCACCCAGATACGCCGGCAGCGAGCAGCACTTCTTCATCGGTCGGGGCGTCGCCTACCCGGTTGCATGCGAAGGGGCGCTGAAGCTCAAGGAGATCTCCTACGAGCAGGCGGAGGGATTCTCCGCGGGCGAACTCAAACACGGCCCGCTCGCGCTGGTGACCCCGGAGACGCCGATCGTCGCGGTGTTCACCGGGAAACACGACACCAAGACGCTCAACAACGTCGAGGAAGTGCGTTCTCGCGGAGCGTCCGTCATCGGGGTCGCGCCGGAGTCGGCGGATCACGTCGCGGCCGCGGTCGACGAGTTCCTCCCCATTCCGGACACGAACCCGGACGTCGCGGGCGTGCTCGCGAACGTCCAACTCCAACTCGTCTCCTACCACGTAGCGAACGTCCTGAACCGCTCGATCGACAAACCTCGCAACCTGGCAAAGAGCGTGACAGTAGAGTGA